In the Flavisolibacter tropicus genome, one interval contains:
- a CDS encoding NAD(P)-dependent oxidoreductase gives MDKKAFLGMGLLGSNFVKAMAKRGESVQVWNRTTAKAMGLEQFGATAFADVKEAVQGVTRIHVTLKDDVSVDEVLEAASAGFTPGAIIIDHTTTSKEGVIRRTAYWKERGVTYQHAPVFMGPANALDSTGYMLISGDEALIKTLEPELKPMTGKLIHYGPEVGKAASIKLIGNAFLVCFAFGLRDMMGVAKAQGVGVDDILKLFQDWNPGAQADARLKRLSMDDHTNPSWELAMARKDTQLFLDSAQQNNIQLSLLPAIAGVMDQWIEKGFGNNDWTIVGKDFS, from the coding sequence ATGGATAAGAAAGCATTTTTAGGAATGGGATTATTGGGTTCCAACTTTGTGAAGGCTATGGCCAAAAGAGGGGAGAGCGTGCAGGTGTGGAACCGTACCACAGCAAAGGCTATGGGGCTGGAACAGTTTGGTGCAACCGCTTTTGCAGATGTGAAAGAAGCGGTACAGGGTGTCACCCGCATTCATGTAACCTTGAAAGATGATGTATCGGTAGATGAAGTGCTGGAAGCTGCCAGTGCTGGCTTTACACCTGGTGCTATTATTATAGATCATACCACTACATCTAAAGAAGGTGTTATTCGCAGAACGGCTTACTGGAAGGAGAGAGGCGTTACTTACCAGCATGCACCGGTGTTTATGGGCCCAGCCAATGCACTGGATAGTACCGGTTATATGCTGATTTCGGGCGATGAAGCGCTAATTAAAACGCTGGAGCCGGAACTAAAGCCAATGACTGGTAAGCTAATTCATTATGGACCGGAAGTAGGCAAAGCAGCCTCTATAAAACTGATAGGCAACGCCTTCCTGGTTTGTTTTGCTTTTGGCTTAAGAGACATGATGGGTGTGGCAAAAGCGCAAGGCGTAGGGGTTGATGATATACTGAAATTATTTCAAGATTGGAACCCCGGTGCACAGGCCGATGCACGCCTGAAGCGATTATCTATGGATGATCATACCAATCCTTCCTGGGAGCTAGCCATGGCTAGAAAAGACACTCAGTTGTTCTTGGATTCTGCTCAACAAAACAACATCCAACTCTCACTCTTACCTGCTATAGCTGGTGTAATGGATCAATGGATAGAAAAAGGCTTTGGTAACAACGATTGGACGATTGTAGGTAAAGACTTTTCGTAA
- a CDS encoding response regulator, protein MKRVVLVDDDRDDAELFQEALEEVDNNLHFQHFENAQSALTEWNTSTKVLPDVIFLDLNLPQVSGWEILKHLRQTNHLATIPVVMYTTSSQKQEAEIAHNLGANYFITKPTDYNELKRLLTEVLGKVLV, encoded by the coding sequence ATGAAGAGAGTTGTTTTAGTTGATGACGACAGGGACGATGCAGAACTGTTTCAAGAAGCCTTAGAAGAGGTAGACAACAATTTACATTTTCAGCATTTTGAAAATGCACAGTCTGCCTTAACTGAATGGAATACCTCAACGAAAGTATTGCCTGATGTCATTTTTCTGGACCTTAATTTACCGCAGGTTAGTGGCTGGGAGATTTTAAAACATCTGAGACAAACCAATCACCTGGCAACTATTCCGGTAGTTATGTATACAACTTCATCACAGAAGCAAGAGGCAGAAATTGCTCACAACCTGGGCGCTAATTACTTTATTACCAAGCCTACTGATTACAATGAGTTGAAACGATTGTTGACAGAGGTGTTGGGTAAAGTTTTAGTATAA
- the dnaA gene encoding chromosomal replication initiator protein DnaA, with product MEKNANLVWTNCLSIIKDIVEWQHFKTWFEPIKPVALKEKILVIQVPSQFFYEYLEEHYVNLLAKTLKRELGKDAQLEYRIMVDGGNNYNKPVTVDVAGHGYKSFSNNEMDFPLVVNTPVKNPFVIPGLKKMHIDPQLNPIYTFDAYVEGDCNRVARRAGKTVAEKPGANSFNPLVIYGGVGFGKTHLAQAIGNDVKRLHPNKVVLYVSSEKFINQFVDHSRNNAINDFIHFYQLIDVLIIDDVQFFNKAEKSQDAFFAIFNHLHQSGKQLVLTSDKPPKDLEGVQERLLSRFRWGLSADIQMPDYETRIEILERKMKNDGLEMPSEVVKYIAYNINNNVRELEGALISLLAQSSLNRREIDLELAKKVLRNFVKSSSKEITIDTIQKLVCDYFDVAYDKLLQKTRKREIVQARQITMYLAKAFTKNSLKTIGEHFGGRDHTTVIHSCQTVKDLMDTDGVFRDNVMELQQKVQLASL from the coding sequence ATGGAGAAAAATGCCAATCTCGTTTGGACCAACTGTTTGTCTATCATAAAAGACATCGTAGAATGGCAGCATTTCAAAACATGGTTTGAGCCCATTAAGCCAGTTGCTTTAAAAGAAAAAATACTAGTCATTCAGGTGCCTAGCCAATTCTTTTATGAGTACTTAGAGGAGCATTATGTAAACCTGTTGGCTAAAACGCTGAAAAGAGAGTTGGGTAAAGATGCCCAGCTGGAATACCGTATTATGGTAGACGGCGGTAACAATTACAATAAGCCCGTAACGGTTGATGTAGCTGGTCATGGCTATAAATCATTTTCCAATAATGAAATGGATTTCCCTTTGGTGGTCAATACACCAGTAAAAAATCCGTTTGTGATACCAGGGTTGAAAAAAATGCATATCGACCCGCAGCTAAATCCTATTTATACATTTGATGCTTATGTAGAGGGCGATTGTAATCGTGTGGCTCGTCGTGCAGGCAAAACCGTTGCAGAAAAGCCAGGTGCTAATTCTTTCAATCCTTTAGTAATATATGGTGGTGTGGGTTTTGGTAAAACGCACCTTGCGCAGGCAATAGGTAATGATGTAAAGCGTTTGCACCCAAATAAAGTGGTGTTATATGTGAGCTCTGAAAAGTTTATCAATCAGTTTGTTGATCATAGCCGCAATAATGCCATCAATGATTTTATTCATTTTTATCAGTTGATCGATGTGTTGATCATTGATGATGTGCAATTCTTTAATAAAGCTGAAAAGTCTCAAGATGCATTCTTTGCCATCTTCAATCACTTGCACCAATCAGGTAAGCAGCTGGTGTTAACTTCCGATAAGCCGCCAAAAGATTTGGAAGGGGTACAAGAGCGTTTATTAAGCCGCTTCCGTTGGGGGTTAAGCGCAGATATTCAAATGCCGGATTATGAAACCCGCATTGAAATATTAGAGCGTAAAATGAAGAATGATGGATTGGAGATGCCATCAGAGGTTGTTAAGTATATTGCTTATAATATTAATAATAACGTGCGCGAGTTAGAAGGCGCATTGATTTCTTTGTTGGCACAATCTTCGCTAAACCGTAGAGAAATAGATTTGGAATTAGCTAAGAAAGTGTTGCGGAACTTTGTAAAATCATCAAGCAAGGAAATTACAATCGATACCATTCAGAAACTGGTGTGTGATTATTTTGATGTGGCCTATGATAAATTGTTGCAAAAGACAAGAAAGCGTGAGATTGTGCAGGCACGTCAGATAACAATGTATTTAGCAAAAGCATTCACGAAAAATTCTTTAAAGACTATTGGAGAACACTTTGGTGGCCGCGATCATACTACAGTTATACACTCTTGTCAAACTGTAAAAGATTTGATGGATACTGATGGTGTATTCAGAGATAATGTAATGGAGTTGCAGCAAAAAGTGCAATTGGCTTCTTTGTAA
- a CDS encoding secondary thiamine-phosphate synthase enzyme YjbQ, with translation MKIYQQTIALPQKRRGFHLITAEVEQALPQLGEITTGLCQVFIQHTSASLTINENADPTVRKDFEMFFNKTVKENDSDYAHDYEGPDDMPAHLKASLLGSSVLIPIRNGQLALGTWQGIYLCEHRNQGGSRTLVITAWGT, from the coding sequence ATGAAGATCTATCAGCAAACCATAGCATTACCCCAAAAGCGTAGAGGCTTTCACCTCATCACTGCAGAAGTAGAGCAGGCCTTGCCTCAATTAGGTGAGATAACAACAGGACTTTGTCAGGTATTTATTCAGCATACATCGGCCTCGCTAACCATTAATGAAAATGCCGACCCTACAGTGCGCAAGGACTTTGAAATGTTCTTCAATAAAACAGTAAAGGAAAACGATTCCGACTATGCACACGATTATGAAGGGCCCGATGATATGCCGGCTCACCTGAAAGCATCCCTATTGGGTAGCTCGGTATTGATACCCATACGTAATGGACAATTAGCACTGGGAACCTGGCAGGGTATCTATCTTTGCGAGCACCGCAACCAGGGAGGCTCTAGAACCTTGGTAATTACGGCTTGGGGCACTTGA
- a CDS encoding VIT1/CCC1 transporter family protein codes for MEDFVKSPRLLNPMDRAEEILFGLIMALSFTCSISIANTHRAEIRQLLVGAIGCNLAWGFVDATMYLIGVLAQNSRNKIIFDSIQKTSDKEKARRCISHALPPVVASVLEKEDLEQIRSRLMKLPGVSGKVHLTFNDIKRAIALFILVFITTFPVVVPFVFMHNTMLALRVSNLVAIIMMFLCGWSVAKYAGFSKWKMSAAVTLIGILLVAITIALGG; via the coding sequence ATGGAAGATTTTGTCAAATCTCCAAGGTTATTGAATCCGATGGATCGAGCGGAAGAAATCTTGTTCGGATTAATAATGGCGCTCAGCTTTACTTGCTCAATTAGTATTGCCAATACTCATCGAGCTGAAATTAGGCAATTACTTGTTGGTGCAATTGGTTGTAATCTGGCTTGGGGGTTTGTTGATGCAACCATGTACCTCATTGGAGTCTTAGCTCAAAATAGCAGAAACAAAATAATATTCGATTCTATTCAAAAAACCTCAGACAAAGAAAAAGCAAGAAGGTGCATTTCTCATGCCTTGCCACCCGTAGTAGCCTCGGTATTAGAGAAAGAGGATTTGGAGCAAATAAGAAGTAGATTAATGAAACTTCCCGGCGTTTCAGGAAAAGTGCATTTGACATTTAATGATATAAAGAGAGCTATAGCTCTTTTTATCCTTGTATTTATTACAACTTTCCCCGTTGTTGTGCCATTTGTATTTATGCATAATACAATGCTTGCTTTAAGAGTTTCAAACTTGGTTGCTATAATAATGATGTTTTTATGTGGGTGGTCGGTGGCTAAATATGCAGGATTCAGTAAATGGAAAATGAGTGCTGCCGTCACTTTAATTGGAATACTGCTGGTGGCAATAACAATTGCATTGGGGGGATAA
- a CDS encoding bifunctional metallophosphatase/5'-nucleotidase, producing MLNRRKFLTQSALTTGAFLVGSKLTHAASYFEAPHKLTILHTNDTHSRIDPFPMDGSRNQGLGGVAARAQLIKQIRKQEEHVLLLDAGDIFQGTPYFNIYKGEPEIKAMTSMGYDATTIGNHDFDAGLGNLALQLERHASFPLIISNYDFANTPMEGRSQPYKIFKKGGLRIGILGVGIAMDGLVPANLFGNTKYLDPIQQANRYSAELKQKGCDLIICLSHLGYEYKEDQNKMCDKVLAKESENIDLIIGGHTHTFLDAPVVIKNKKGDDVLINQVGFAGIQLGRLDFIFEKSSKKKMISAQSILVTQKTEI from the coding sequence ATGCTCAATAGAAGAAAGTTTTTAACACAATCAGCACTTACAACTGGAGCTTTTCTGGTAGGTTCTAAACTGACACATGCAGCATCTTATTTTGAAGCGCCGCATAAGTTAACGATCCTTCATACAAATGATACACACAGTCGCATAGATCCTTTCCCTATGGATGGGAGTCGTAATCAAGGATTAGGAGGGGTGGCAGCTCGCGCACAACTCATAAAGCAGATCCGAAAGCAGGAAGAGCACGTGTTATTATTAGACGCTGGTGATATTTTTCAGGGCACTCCTTATTTTAATATATATAAAGGGGAGCCGGAGATCAAAGCCATGACTTCTATGGGTTATGATGCCACAACGATTGGTAATCATGACTTTGACGCAGGGTTAGGGAACTTGGCCTTGCAGTTAGAGCGGCATGCCTCTTTTCCGTTGATTATCAGTAACTATGATTTTGCCAATACGCCTATGGAAGGACGTTCTCAACCTTACAAGATTTTTAAGAAAGGAGGGTTGAGGATTGGTATCTTAGGAGTGGGTATTGCAATGGATGGATTGGTGCCCGCCAATTTGTTTGGTAATACAAAATATTTAGATCCCATTCAGCAGGCAAATAGATATAGCGCAGAATTAAAACAAAAAGGTTGTGATCTGATTATTTGTTTGTCACATCTAGGTTATGAGTATAAAGAAGATCAGAATAAAATGTGTGACAAGGTGTTGGCAAAAGAGTCGGAAAATATTGACTTAATCATTGGAGGTCATACACATACGTTCCTGGATGCACCTGTAGTCATAAAGAATAAAAAGGGGGATGATGTATTGATCAATCAAGTCGGATTTGCGGGTATACAACTGGGTAGGTTGGATTTTATTTTTGAAAAATCTAGCAAGAAAAAAATGATTTCAGCGCAATCCATATTAGTTACACAAAAAACTGAGATATAA
- a CDS encoding ATP-binding protein produces MQSTTISGRPAHTLEFLAGGGELGEMIRKFDWSSTPLGPFEKWPQSLRTCIRIMLTSRQPIWIGWGKDLIKFYNDPYKAIVGGKHPWALGSPASMVWKDIWRDIEPMLKQVMEKDEGTYVESQLLIMERNGYPEETYYTFSYTPIPGDDGKTEGMFCANTDDTDKIISERQLRTLTQLGKRLTDCQSNRDVIEKTIYTLQENPYDFPFALFRTIADGKAILERSTLLDAEQKIFPKDIHLNSDDPVALAINMALYTGELQVFKNPKERLPTVPTGAWQVPPTQGIIIPIIQTGINEPYGILSVGANPYRLLNEKYLSFITLVGDQVATAFADVHVLEEERKRSEALAEIDKAKTIFFSNISHEFRTPLTLLLGPIEEVMNDPDTIGENKVRMDVAYRNALRMQRLVNTLLEFSRIEAGRLEGRFTKVDICSFTQELASTFRSAIEKAGMQLKFDYSAIQSDVYVDVDMWEKIVLNLISNAFKYSKEGTISISVKEVSQKILFSVTDTGVGIPQDHLSKIFDRFHRIENIQGRSQEGSGIGLAMVKELVRLHQGVIDVESTVGKGSTFTVAIPVGLDHLPENKIVKDAAAPITTRYANAFVQEAMKWIPTSESELQEAGLPISSKEISLLDTPPSDKKYKVLVADDNRDMREYLERLLSVQFEVITAVDGEDAYQKVLQHYPDLLLTDVMMPRLDGFGLLEKVRQHPDSKMIPVILLSARAGEEAKVEGLEAGADDYLVKPFSAKELLARVDANIKISKTRIAAAKNLKDIIQQSQIATTLLQGPSFVIELANEKALELWGRSHEEVINRPILQALPEIAEQGFGYLLEDVFTTGRIHKAYEIPVELVRFGKPELVYLNFIYQPLRNDDNKITSIIAVGLDVTEQVISRKKLEQSEKELNELANAVPQLVWAANEAGKITYYNDRVAEFAGAYKNEDDTWSWQGLVHPDDAKATENAWSQALEHGTVYQAEHRVQMKDGSYRWYLSRGYPYKDKDGNIIKWFGSATDIHASKEHATILEAEVKKRTAELSELNVSLKRSNSELQQFAHVASHDLREPLRKIKTFIGRLADDPGNSLTERSTTFVQKVNSASDRMFSMIEGVLNYSVLNTSDQRIEAVQLSTLIQNIESDLELLITQKKAVIRYSALPVIEGSAVLLYQLFYNLINNSLKFSKPDTPPVIDIDATDEHGHEKEWTLIKVQDNGIGFEQEYAEKIFESFTRLNSKDQFEGTGLGLSLCKRIVERHGGYIEATGELDKGASFSIHLPIIQNRKSI; encoded by the coding sequence ATGCAGTCTACAACCATTAGTGGAAGGCCGGCCCATACCCTTGAATTTTTAGCCGGCGGTGGAGAATTGGGTGAAATGATCAGAAAGTTTGACTGGTCATCAACACCTCTGGGCCCTTTTGAAAAATGGCCTCAAAGTTTACGTACTTGTATTCGCATTATGCTTACATCCCGCCAGCCCATATGGATTGGCTGGGGGAAAGACCTCATTAAGTTCTATAACGATCCTTATAAGGCCATTGTAGGGGGCAAGCATCCCTGGGCGCTGGGGTCGCCTGCCTCTATGGTGTGGAAAGACATCTGGAGAGATATTGAGCCTATGCTTAAGCAGGTTATGGAAAAAGATGAAGGCACGTATGTGGAGTCGCAGCTACTGATCATGGAGCGCAATGGCTACCCGGAAGAAACGTACTATACCTTTTCCTATACTCCCATACCTGGTGATGATGGAAAGACAGAAGGGATGTTTTGTGCCAATACGGACGACACTGATAAAATCATCAGCGAACGTCAATTACGGACGCTAACGCAATTGGGTAAGCGATTAACGGATTGCCAAAGCAACCGGGATGTTATTGAAAAGACCATCTATACCTTACAGGAGAACCCATATGATTTCCCTTTTGCTCTATTCCGGACTATCGCCGATGGCAAAGCCATTCTGGAGCGCTCAACACTGTTAGATGCAGAACAGAAAATATTTCCAAAAGATATTCACTTAAACTCTGATGATCCTGTTGCACTTGCAATAAATATGGCGCTGTATACCGGAGAGCTTCAAGTGTTTAAAAACCCCAAAGAGAGGCTACCAACTGTACCTACTGGTGCATGGCAGGTGCCGCCAACACAAGGTATTATTATACCCATTATACAAACCGGGATCAATGAACCATATGGCATACTGTCTGTTGGTGCAAATCCATACCGGCTGCTGAATGAAAAGTATTTGAGCTTTATAACATTGGTAGGCGACCAGGTAGCTACCGCCTTTGCCGATGTGCATGTATTGGAGGAAGAACGTAAACGTTCAGAAGCGCTCGCCGAAATTGACAAAGCAAAAACCATCTTCTTTTCTAACATCAGCCATGAATTCAGAACGCCACTAACCTTACTATTAGGGCCTATTGAAGAAGTAATGAATGACCCTGATACCATTGGTGAAAACAAGGTGCGCATGGACGTTGCCTATCGGAATGCCTTGCGCATGCAGCGGTTGGTAAACACCTTGCTGGAATTCTCCCGAATTGAAGCAGGACGATTGGAAGGTCGTTTTACCAAAGTGGATATTTGCTCGTTTACACAAGAGTTGGCCAGCACCTTTAGATCAGCCATTGAGAAGGCTGGCATGCAGTTGAAATTTGATTACAGCGCTATTCAATCGGATGTGTATGTAGATGTAGATATGTGGGAAAAGATTGTACTCAACCTTATATCCAATGCCTTCAAATACAGTAAAGAAGGAACAATATCTATTTCCGTAAAAGAAGTGAGTCAGAAGATCCTGTTTTCAGTTACAGATACAGGCGTTGGTATACCGCAAGATCATCTGAGTAAGATCTTTGACCGTTTTCACCGAATTGAGAATATACAAGGCAGAAGCCAGGAAGGATCCGGTATTGGCCTGGCTATGGTTAAAGAACTGGTACGATTACACCAAGGCGTTATAGATGTAGAAAGTACCGTTGGGAAAGGCTCTACATTTACAGTGGCTATTCCGGTAGGCTTAGACCATTTACCAGAAAACAAAATAGTAAAAGACGCGGCGGCACCTATAACCACGCGCTATGCAAATGCTTTTGTACAGGAGGCCATGAAATGGATCCCTACATCAGAATCAGAGTTGCAGGAAGCAGGCCTGCCCATTTCTTCAAAAGAAATTTCATTACTAGACACACCTCCTTCAGATAAAAAATACAAAGTGCTGGTAGCAGATGACAACAGGGATATGCGCGAATATCTTGAGCGCTTATTGTCTGTGCAGTTTGAAGTAATTACAGCTGTGGATGGAGAAGACGCCTATCAAAAAGTATTGCAACATTATCCAGACCTATTACTCACTGATGTAATGATGCCTCGACTGGATGGATTTGGTTTGCTTGAAAAAGTGCGTCAGCACCCAGACAGTAAAATGATACCTGTTATTCTATTGTCGGCACGCGCTGGCGAAGAAGCTAAGGTGGAAGGATTAGAAGCCGGAGCTGATGATTACCTGGTAAAACCTTTCTCAGCTAAAGAATTGCTGGCCCGGGTAGATGCCAATATTAAAATTTCAAAGACCCGTATTGCTGCAGCCAAGAACCTGAAAGATATAATTCAACAATCACAGATAGCCACTACCCTATTGCAAGGTCCATCCTTTGTCATTGAATTGGCTAATGAAAAAGCGCTTGAGCTTTGGGGCAGAAGCCATGAAGAGGTTATCAACAGACCTATTTTACAAGCCCTCCCTGAAATAGCGGAGCAGGGTTTTGGCTATTTACTGGAAGATGTATTTACCACCGGAAGAATACACAAGGCTTACGAAATACCCGTAGAACTGGTTCGTTTTGGAAAGCCGGAATTGGTATACTTAAACTTTATTTATCAGCCATTGCGCAATGACGACAATAAGATCACATCTATCATTGCAGTAGGGCTAGACGTAACTGAGCAGGTAATAAGCCGGAAAAAATTAGAGCAAAGTGAAAAAGAATTAAATGAATTGGCCAATGCTGTTCCACAATTAGTTTGGGCTGCTAATGAGGCTGGTAAGATTACTTATTATAATGACCGGGTAGCCGAATTTGCTGGTGCCTATAAAAATGAAGATGATACTTGGTCCTGGCAAGGACTTGTTCACCCGGATGATGCGAAAGCTACTGAAAATGCCTGGAGTCAAGCACTGGAACATGGAACAGTATATCAGGCGGAGCACCGTGTACAAATGAAGGATGGCAGCTATCGCTGGTATTTAAGTCGCGGATATCCTTACAAAGATAAAGATGGCAATATCATTAAATGGTTTGGCAGTGCCACCGATATACACGCATCTAAAGAACATGCAACCATACTGGAAGCGGAAGTAAAAAAGCGCACAGCAGAATTGTCGGAATTGAATGTTTCCTTAAAACGCTCTAACAGTGAGTTGCAGCAATTTGCACACGTAGCCAGTCATGATCTAAGAGAGCCACTGCGTAAGATCAAAACCTTTATTGGTCGCTTGGCCGATGATCCAGGCAACTCGTTAACGGAACGCTCAACTACTTTCGTACAAAAAGTCAATTCAGCTTCCGATAGGATGTTTTCCATGATTGAAGGGGTATTAAACTATTCGGTTCTCAATACTAGTGATCAAAGAATAGAAGCGGTTCAACTTAGCACGCTTATACAAAACATTGAATCTGACCTGGAGTTACTTATCACGCAGAAAAAGGCTGTTATTCGGTATTCAGCGCTACCGGTTATAGAAGGATCTGCAGTATTGCTGTACCAGCTATTCTATAATTTGATCAATAATTCATTGAAGTTCTCTAAACCCGACACGCCGCCTGTAATAGATATAGATGCAACTGATGAACATGGCCATGAAAAAGAATGGACATTGATCAAAGTACAGGACAACGGAATTGGTTTTGAGCAGGAGTATGCCGAAAAGATATTTGAAAGCTTTACACGCCTCAATTCAAAGGATCAATTTGAAGGTACAGGTTTAGGATTGTCCTTATGTAAAAGGATCGTAGAACGCCATGGAGGGTATATTGAAGCAACAGGAGAATTGGATAAAGGCGCTAGTTTTTCTATTCATCTTCCGATCATACAAAATCGCAAGAGTATATAA
- a CDS encoding GAF domain-containing hybrid sensor histidine kinase/response regulator: MLAAPLPINEEKRIQDLYAYQILDTEEDQDFNHLVELAAFICQTDFSVINFIDKHRQWGKANFGLGDTTMVREGSMCAHTILQNDLFLVEDLLEDERFFDNPFTIEAGIRFYAGAPIRSPKGYNLGALCVCHTQPKTLNEEQKNAIRKLTQQAGILLEVRKQNKELQRLAITERELKQEADAARAAQEQFLSTMSHEIRTPLNGIIGIVEILQTEAPKPEQQAYINTLQFASKNLLSIVNDILDYNKITSGSVMLEEVEFSLPKLVDEVRKTHDPKAKEKGICLKATLDKGVPEVVVADPTRLTQILNNLIGNAVKFTLEGSVSLHVKPITTTAQSVDLLFEVKDTGIGFSKEQEQRIFEQFMQAHTGVNRQFGGTGLGLAITKKLVEAMGSCIQVASTPNVGSSFSFQLKLKAIQPTVVKEIKEDSWADKLSGLSVLITEDNPINVMVTRKYLERQGVVVDEANNGEQAIAKLANKNYDLILMDMHMPVLDGVETVKKLRQEKSYTGPVLLMTADAIASKEVLDMGFNDVLLKPFHAQELYQKAKALTAV, from the coding sequence ATGTTAGCTGCCCCTCTACCTATTAATGAAGAAAAGCGGATACAGGATTTATACGCTTACCAAATTCTGGATACAGAAGAAGATCAAGACTTCAACCACCTGGTTGAACTGGCAGCGTTCATTTGCCAGACCGATTTTTCCGTCATCAATTTTATCGATAAACACAGACAATGGGGGAAAGCCAATTTTGGATTAGGCGACACAACAATGGTGCGTGAAGGCTCTATGTGTGCACATACCATTCTACAGAATGATCTTTTCCTGGTAGAGGATCTCTTAGAAGATGAGCGCTTTTTTGATAATCCATTTACTATAGAAGCAGGAATTCGGTTTTATGCTGGTGCACCTATCCGTTCGCCTAAGGGGTATAACCTTGGCGCCTTGTGCGTTTGTCATACCCAGCCCAAAACACTAAACGAAGAACAAAAGAATGCCATTCGCAAGCTAACACAGCAAGCTGGTATTTTATTGGAGGTGCGTAAGCAAAATAAAGAACTGCAGCGGTTGGCTATAACTGAAAGGGAGCTAAAGCAAGAGGCTGATGCAGCTCGTGCGGCACAGGAACAATTTCTTTCTACCATGAGCCACGAAATCAGAACACCACTGAATGGTATCATAGGTATTGTAGAAATTCTTCAAACTGAAGCCCCAAAGCCAGAACAGCAGGCCTATATCAATACACTACAGTTCGCTTCTAAAAACCTGCTTTCGATTGTAAATGATATTCTGGACTACAACAAAATCACTTCAGGTAGTGTAATGCTTGAAGAAGTGGAGTTTAGCCTGCCAAAGCTGGTAGATGAAGTACGCAAAACACATGATCCCAAAGCAAAAGAAAAAGGTATTTGCCTTAAAGCTACTCTTGATAAAGGAGTGCCGGAAGTGGTAGTGGCAGATCCCACCCGCTTAACGCAGATCCTCAATAACCTGATAGGGAATGCTGTAAAATTTACATTGGAAGGAAGCGTAAGCCTGCATGTTAAGCCTATAACTACAACCGCGCAATCGGTTGACCTGCTATTTGAAGTAAAAGATACGGGAATTGGTTTTAGCAAAGAACAGGAGCAGCGCATTTTTGAGCAGTTTATGCAGGCGCATACCGGCGTAAACCGGCAGTTTGGGGGTACAGGACTGGGGCTGGCTATTACTAAAAAACTGGTAGAGGCTATGGGGTCTTGTATACAGGTAGCTTCTACGCCAAACGTAGGCTCTAGCTTTTCGTTTCAACTGAAGCTAAAAGCCATACAGCCAACAGTAGTAAAAGAAATAAAAGAAGACTCATGGGCAGATAAGTTAAGTGGCCTGAGTGTGTTGATTACAGAAGATAATCCTATTAATGTAATGGTAACCCGCAAATACCTGGAACGCCAAGGAGTAGTTGTAGATGAAGCCAACAATGGCGAGCAAGCAATTGCTAAGCTGGCTAATAAAAACTACGACCTGATATTAATGGATATGCATATGCCGGTGTTAGATGGTGTTGAGACTGTAAAGAAGCTGCGGCAGGAAAAAAGCTACACAGGACCAGTGCTGCTAATGACAGCCGATGCAATAGCCAGTAAAGAGGTGTTGGATATGGGCTTTAACGATGTATTGTTGAAACCCTTTCATGCACAAGAGCTTTACCAGAAAGCAAAAGCGCTTACTGCTGTTTAG